From a single Glycine soja cultivar W05 chromosome 19, ASM419377v2, whole genome shotgun sequence genomic region:
- the LOC114398563 gene encoding 40S ribosomal protein S7-like, which produces MTGCCLIATRRIVRPPKKGSAVQRPRTRTLTAVHDAMLEDVVYPAEIVGKRARYRIDGSKIMKVFLDPKERNNTEYKLETFSGVYRKLTGKDVVFEYPISEA; this is translated from the exons ATGACAGGATGTTGTCTGATTGCCACAAGGAGGATCGTGCGACCGCCAAAGAAAGGCTCTGCTGTTCAGCGACCCCGAACCCGCACTTTGACCGCTGTCCATGATGCCATGCTGGAGGATGTTGTGTATCCTGCAGAGATTGTTGGCAAACGGGCCAGATATAGAATTGATGGCTCAAAAATAATGAAG GTTTTCTTGGACCCCAAGGAGCGCAACAACACTGAGTACAAGCTGGAGACCTTTTCTGGAGTTTACAGGAAGCTTACTGGAAAAGATGTAGTATTTGAGTATCCAATCTCAGAAGCCTGA